One Hyphomicrobium album genomic window carries:
- a CDS encoding anti-sigma factor family protein translates to MKCEEVRELLEALHDNELVPETRAAVVEHVQGCSGCARALRDLEVLRPVIAKAGRFVTPAELRARIIRTLRHRDAGFARGWRWRTLSALVASHAAMIIGGGLIVYVATSDYLRHGSATREVVAAHVRSLLDERRLALTSGDQHTVRPWFAGKLDFSPEVVNLEQDGFPLLGARVDYVDGRYQAALEYTRRNHKITVFEAPADETWVNATRRSVHNGYNVIQWVSGGLSYQAISDLNGSELGHFAALLRRKSKE, encoded by the coding sequence ATGAAGTGTGAAGAAGTCCGCGAACTGCTCGAAGCACTTCACGACAATGAACTCGTGCCGGAAACCCGTGCCGCGGTGGTCGAGCATGTTCAGGGGTGCTCCGGCTGCGCCCGCGCCCTGAGGGACCTGGAGGTCTTGCGCCCCGTAATCGCAAAAGCCGGGCGTTTCGTGACACCTGCAGAATTGCGCGCCCGCATCATCAGGACTCTACGGCATCGAGACGCAGGTTTCGCCCGGGGCTGGCGCTGGCGCACCCTGAGTGCCCTCGTGGCGAGCCACGCCGCCATGATTATCGGAGGCGGCTTAATCGTCTACGTAGCGACGAGTGACTATCTGCGGCACGGCTCCGCGACCCGCGAAGTCGTCGCCGCACACGTTCGCTCGTTGCTGGATGAACGGCGCCTCGCCCTGACATCGGGCGACCAACACACGGTCCGCCCTTGGTTCGCCGGAAAGCTCGATTTCTCACCTGAGGTCGTGAATCTTGAGCAGGACGGATTTCCACTGCTCGGCGCCCGAGTCGATTACGTGGATGGCCGCTATCAGGCCGCGCTCGAGTATACGCGACGCAATCACAAGATCACCGTGTTCGAAGCGCCGGCCGACGAGACATGGGTCAACGCCACAAGGCGCAGTGTCCACAATGGATACAACGTAATCCAATGGGTCTCTGGCGGCCTCTCCTATCAGGCAATCTCCGACCTTAACGGATCAGAACTCGGGCACTTCGCGGCTCTGCTGCGCCGCAAGTCGAAAGAATGA
- a CDS encoding acyl-CoA dehydrogenase family protein codes for MTMSTAVKTAEHDFLAAGPDALLERAGRAVASADKVLQAAKSGVRAKVAEAGGIDNAQHAAHGLAWLATAVEGLRQMHVWGTRLSSEGRFGEFEQLLVAAAFAEYLAQISGGIPMGQLEIVRPEQLGVSRADVRRFEDEVADMIAAGGTQDVKKRLADFIAAQPNAVSFGDPGLDDTHAAILDQMHTFSVEEVIPHAHEWHLANAYIPLEVIQKVAELGVFGLTLPEEFGGMGLGKESMCIVSEELSRGYIGVGSLGTRSEIAGELILNNGTDEQKAKYLPKLASGELLPTAVFTEPNTGSDLASLKTRAVKEGDTYKVTGQKTWITHPVRADLMTLLVRTNPAEAGYKGLSMLLAEKPRGSDENPFPAQGMTGGEIEVLGYRGMKEYDISFDGFEVPAAQLLGGTEGQGFKQLMNTFEAARIQTAARAVGVAQAAMDLGLKYALERNQFGKPIYAFPRVYNKIVMMAVETMIARQLTYFAAREKDQGHRCDLEAGMAKLLGARVAWANADNALQIHGGNGFALEYPISRVLCDSRILNIFEGAAEIQAQVIARRLLEGAN; via the coding sequence ATGACGATGTCGACTGCGGTGAAGACGGCCGAGCACGATTTCCTCGCGGCCGGCCCCGATGCGCTGCTCGAGCGCGCCGGACGCGCGGTCGCTTCCGCCGACAAGGTGCTGCAGGCGGCGAAGTCCGGCGTGCGCGCCAAGGTCGCCGAAGCCGGCGGCATCGACAACGCCCAGCACGCGGCGCATGGGCTCGCCTGGCTCGCTACCGCGGTCGAGGGGCTGCGGCAAATGCACGTTTGGGGCACGCGGCTGTCTAGCGAAGGCCGCTTCGGCGAGTTCGAGCAGCTGCTCGTCGCCGCCGCCTTCGCCGAATATCTCGCCCAGATCTCCGGCGGCATTCCGATGGGCCAGCTGGAAATCGTCCGTCCCGAGCAGCTCGGCGTATCGCGCGCCGACGTGCGCCGCTTCGAGGACGAGGTCGCCGACATGATCGCCGCGGGCGGCACGCAGGACGTCAAGAAGCGGCTCGCCGATTTCATTGCCGCGCAGCCCAACGCCGTCAGCTTCGGCGATCCGGGGCTCGACGACACGCACGCGGCCATCCTCGACCAGATGCACACCTTCTCGGTAGAGGAGGTCATTCCCCACGCTCACGAATGGCACCTCGCCAACGCCTACATTCCGCTCGAGGTGATCCAGAAGGTGGCGGAGCTCGGCGTGTTCGGCCTGACGCTGCCGGAAGAGTTCGGCGGCATGGGGCTCGGCAAGGAGAGCATGTGTATCGTCTCCGAGGAGCTGTCGCGCGGCTACATCGGCGTCGGCTCGCTCGGCACCCGCTCGGAGATTGCCGGCGAACTAATCCTCAACAATGGCACCGACGAGCAGAAGGCGAAGTACCTGCCAAAGCTCGCCTCGGGCGAGCTGCTTCCAACCGCAGTTTTCACTGAACCCAACACCGGCTCGGACCTAGCCTCGCTGAAGACGCGCGCGGTGAAGGAGGGCGACACCTACAAGGTCACCGGCCAGAAGACGTGGATCACGCATCCGGTGCGCGCCGACCTGATGACGCTGCTCGTGCGCACCAACCCCGCCGAGGCTGGTTACAAGGGTCTCTCCATGCTGCTCGCGGAAAAGCCACGCGGCTCGGATGAGAACCCGTTCCCGGCGCAGGGGATGACCGGCGGCGAGATCGAGGTGCTCGGCTACCGCGGCATGAAGGAATACGACATCTCCTTCGACGGCTTCGAGGTTCCGGCCGCCCAGCTACTTGGGGGCACCGAGGGCCAGGGCTTCAAGCAGCTGATGAACACCTTCGAGGCGGCCCGCATCCAGACGGCGGCGCGCGCCGTCGGCGTCGCCCAGGCGGCGATGGATCTCGGCCTCAAGTACGCGCTGGAGCGCAACCAATTCGGCAAGCCGATCTACGCGTTCCCGCGCGTCTACAACAAGATCGTCATGATGGCGGTGGAGACGATGATCGCCCGCCAGCTCACCTACTTCGCGGCGCGCGAGAAAGACCAGGGGCACCGCTGCGACCTGGAAGCCGGCATGGCGAAGCTGCTCGGCGCGCGCGTCGCCTGGGCCAACGCCGACAACGCCCTGCAGATCCACGGCGGCAACGGCTTCGCGCTCGAGTATCCGATCAGCCGCGTGCTGTGCGACTCGCGCATCCTGAACATCTTCGAGGGTGCGGCCGAGATCCAGGCGCAGGTGATCGCGCGAAGGCTATTGGAGGGAGCTAACTAG
- the ccrA gene encoding crotonyl-CoA carboxylase/reductase, translating into MTSQSAARTEIAMGAPASGEKKDLYEIGEIPPLGYVPKNMYAWAIRKERHGDPDTAMQMEVLPTWELDSHDVLVLVMAAGVNYNGIWASLGKPISPLDGHKNPYHIAGSDASGIVWAVGSKVKRWKVGDEVVIHCNQDDGDDEECNGGDPMFSPSQRIWGYETPDGSFAQFCRVQDRQLLERPRHLTWEESACYTLVLATAYRMLFGHRPHVLRPGHNVLVWGASGGLGSMAVQLCATSGANAIGVVSEEDKRDFVMQLGARGVINRKNFDCWGELPKVGTPEYDAWFKSARKFGAAIWETTGKGNNVDSVFEHPGQSTFPVSVFIVKRGGMVVICAGTTGYNLTMDARYLWMHQKRVQGSHFANLLQAAQANKLVVERRIDPCMSEVFPWEQIPKAHMRMFRNEHKPGNMAVLVSAPTTGLRTYEDVIEASQRLRGG; encoded by the coding sequence ATGACGAGCCAAAGCGCCGCCAGGACGGAAATCGCCATGGGCGCGCCGGCAAGCGGCGAGAAGAAGGATCTCTACGAAATTGGGGAGATTCCGCCGCTCGGGTACGTTCCCAAGAACATGTATGCCTGGGCCATCCGTAAGGAGCGCCACGGCGACCCGGACACGGCCATGCAGATGGAGGTCCTCCCCACCTGGGAGCTCGACAGCCATGACGTGCTCGTGCTCGTCATGGCCGCCGGCGTTAACTACAACGGCATTTGGGCTTCGCTAGGCAAGCCGATCTCGCCGCTGGACGGCCACAAGAACCCCTACCACATCGCCGGCTCGGATGCCTCGGGCATCGTCTGGGCGGTCGGCTCCAAGGTGAAGCGCTGGAAGGTCGGCGACGAGGTCGTCATCCATTGCAACCAGGACGACGGCGACGACGAGGAGTGTAACGGCGGCGACCCGATGTTCTCCCCGAGCCAGCGCATCTGGGGCTACGAAACCCCGGACGGCTCGTTCGCCCAGTTCTGCCGCGTGCAGGACCGCCAGCTTCTCGAGCGCCCGCGCCACCTCACCTGGGAGGAGAGCGCCTGCTACACGCTCGTCCTCGCCACGGCCTACCGAATGCTGTTCGGCCATCGTCCGCACGTGCTGCGCCCCGGCCATAACGTGCTCGTCTGGGGCGCCTCGGGCGGCCTCGGCTCCATGGCCGTGCAGCTCTGCGCCACCTCCGGCGCCAACGCCATCGGCGTCGTCTCCGAGGAGGATAAACGCGACTTCGTCATGCAGCTGGGCGCGCGCGGCGTGATCAACCGCAAGAACTTCGATTGCTGGGGCGAGCTACCGAAGGTCGGCACGCCCGAGTACGACGCCTGGTTCAAGAGCGCGCGCAAGTTCGGCGCCGCGATCTGGGAGACCACCGGCAAGGGCAACAACGTCGATTCCGTGTTCGAGCATCCCGGCCAGTCGACGTTCCCGGTGTCGGTGTTCATCGTCAAGCGCGGCGGCATGGTGGTCATCTGCGCCGGCACCACCGGCTACAACCTGACCATGGATGCCCGCTATCTCTGGATGCACCAGAAGCGCGTGCAGGGCTCGCACTTCGCCAACCTGTTGCAGGCGGCGCAGGCCAACAAGCTCGTCGTCGAGCGGCGCATCGATCCGTGCATGTCGGAAGTCTTCCCGTGGGAGCAGATCCCCAAGGCCCACATGCGCATGTTCCGCAACGAGCATAAGCCGGGCAACATGGCGGTGCTCGTCTCCGCTCCGACGACCGGCCTCAGAACCTACGAAGACGTGATCGAGGCCAGCCAGCGCCTGCGCGGCGGCTAG
- a CDS encoding sigma-70 family RNA polymerase sigma factor, which translates to MLPHLDSAYGLARWMLRHPHEAEDAVQDAYVRALEHFDTYQGRGEKAWLLTIVRNVCLMRLRRSRQSANVVMIEDVLGQVEQAVAESSSAKAAADPETASIARAERNEVHRALGRLPTSFREVLVLREFEELTYKEIADVVGVPIGTVMSRLARARSLMRSLLIEADRGEHKNEV; encoded by the coding sequence ATGCTACCTCACCTCGATTCAGCCTATGGACTCGCCCGTTGGATGCTTCGCCACCCCCACGAGGCCGAGGACGCCGTGCAAGACGCCTATGTCCGCGCCCTCGAGCATTTCGACACCTATCAAGGTAGGGGTGAGAAAGCCTGGTTGCTGACCATCGTACGCAATGTCTGCCTCATGCGTCTCAGGCGCAGCCGGCAATCCGCCAATGTGGTGATGATCGAGGATGTTTTGGGCCAGGTCGAGCAGGCCGTCGCGGAGAGTTCTTCCGCTAAGGCAGCCGCTGACCCCGAGACTGCGAGCATAGCCAGGGCAGAGCGGAACGAGGTGCATCGCGCGCTTGGCCGGTTGCCGACTAGCTTTCGCGAAGTTCTGGTGCTGCGAGAGTTTGAAGAGCTCACCTACAAGGAGATCGCCGACGTCGTCGGGGTCCCGATCGGTACGGTCATGTCGAGACTCGCGCGTGCCCGCTCGCTAATGCGATCGCTCTTGATCGAGGCGGATCGCGGAGAACACAAGAATGAAGTGTGA
- a CDS encoding YihY/virulence factor BrkB family protein, whose product MQRYRTLLEAIYRLYEHSGFAMAGAVAFSFVVSLFPFCIFLGALAGIFGGRELAAQAVEQLFQILPPSVAGALAPQVEAIMGRTRIDLLTVSAGLSLFFATNAIETLRTALNGAYRVVEKRPYFYCLGRSMVFVFASAVSMLVLTWVVVVGPALAARFDPSLTQSFTLMRSTWLGAILRYASAAAVISTQLLAFHLWLAAGKRRIKDVWPGVLLSTVLWLLAASLYSYYLNLSDYSRFYAGLSQLMVAMIFFQMTAVIVILGAELNRGIFEFKRMSGTGLDAVAALSPVRGR is encoded by the coding sequence ATGCAGCGCTACCGCACCTTGCTCGAGGCGATCTATCGCCTCTATGAGCACAGCGGCTTCGCCATGGCCGGCGCGGTGGCCTTCTCGTTCGTCGTCTCGCTCTTTCCCTTCTGCATCTTTCTCGGCGCGCTCGCCGGCATTTTCGGCGGCCGCGAACTGGCCGCCCAGGCCGTCGAGCAGCTGTTCCAGATCCTGCCGCCCAGCGTCGCCGGGGCGCTCGCCCCGCAGGTCGAGGCGATCATGGGACGCACCCGCATCGACCTGCTGACGGTCAGCGCGGGGCTGTCGCTGTTCTTCGCCACCAATGCGATCGAGACCCTGCGCACGGCACTCAACGGCGCCTACCGAGTCGTCGAGAAGCGGCCGTACTTCTACTGTCTCGGCCGCAGCATGGTGTTCGTCTTCGCCAGTGCGGTTTCGATGCTGGTGCTGACGTGGGTCGTGGTGGTAGGCCCCGCGCTCGCGGCGCGCTTCGATCCATCGCTCACCCAGTCGTTCACGCTGATGCGCTCGACGTGGCTCGGCGCGATCCTGCGCTACGCGTCGGCGGCAGCGGTCATCTCCACGCAGCTGCTCGCCTTCCACCTGTGGCTGGCAGCGGGGAAGCGGCGCATCAAGGACGTCTGGCCGGGCGTGCTGCTGTCGACGGTGCTGTGGCTGCTCGCCGCGAGCCTCTACTCGTACTACCTCAACCTCAGCGACTACTCGCGCTTCTATGCGGGCCTGTCGCAGCTGATGGTAGCGATGATCTTCTTCCAGATGACGGCGGTGATCGTCATTCTCGGGGCCGAGCTCAACCGCGGCATCTTCGAGTTCAAGCGCATGAGCGGCACGGGGCTCGACGCGGTCGCCGCCTTATCGCCCGTGCGCGGGCGCTAG